Proteins encoded in a region of the Mycobacterium branderi genome:
- a CDS encoding PaaI family thioesterase: MGVDQPQRLPSHTPTCMGCGSDNPHGLQLEVFRCGDEVFADLVFDERHIGAPGLAHGGAIAAACDDVLGFSLWIAATPAVTRRLTVDYLQPVPLGCTHRLTARIASREGRALHVDGVGVGVDGVTRFTASAVFITVDAAHFAAHGDISGFGELFAELTRYGGAGPDAGSR, encoded by the coding sequence ATGGGTGTTGATCAGCCGCAGCGGTTGCCGTCGCACACGCCGACCTGCATGGGCTGCGGGTCGGACAATCCGCACGGTTTGCAGCTGGAGGTGTTTCGGTGCGGCGATGAGGTGTTCGCTGATCTGGTGTTCGATGAGCGCCATATCGGTGCGCCGGGGCTGGCGCACGGTGGCGCGATCGCCGCGGCCTGTGATGACGTGCTGGGTTTTTCGTTGTGGATCGCGGCCACCCCGGCGGTGACGCGCCGTTTGACGGTGGACTATCTGCAGCCGGTGCCGTTGGGATGTACGCATCGGCTGACCGCGCGGATCGCCTCCCGCGAGGGCCGGGCGTTGCATGTGGACGGGGTGGGGGTCGGTGTGGACGGTGTCACCCGGTTCACCGCCTCGGCGGTGTTCATCACGGTGGATGCGGCCCATTTCGCCGCCCACGGTGACATCAGCGGTTTCGGGGAGTTGTTCGCCGAGCTGACCCGCTACGGTGGCGCCGGCCCCGACGCGGGGTCGCGGTGA
- a CDS encoding winged helix-turn-helix transcriptional regulator → MGRSYGQYCGLARALEVVGDRWNLLIVRQLLIAPARYQELLDGLPGIATNLLADRLRDLEAAGVIERRLAEGGRAITYALTNWGAQLREPIEGLIRWSTPLMIRGPEGDTFRADGLLVALPALLKGRVSANHSWTVGITVNGDTDSRRVQVRVTRSGVEVRPHDGRKLDAVVSGDAPIILGLAAGALALDDVLGLVDIQGDEAAVRAVFGAPANASP, encoded by the coding sequence GTGGGTCGAAGCTACGGCCAGTACTGTGGGTTGGCGCGCGCTCTCGAGGTTGTAGGCGATCGGTGGAATCTGCTCATCGTCCGCCAGCTCCTCATTGCTCCGGCCCGCTACCAGGAGCTACTTGACGGGCTCCCCGGCATCGCCACCAACCTGCTTGCCGATCGGCTCCGCGATTTGGAAGCGGCGGGCGTGATCGAGCGGCGGCTCGCCGAAGGCGGCAGGGCTATCACGTACGCCCTCACCAACTGGGGTGCCCAACTACGCGAGCCGATCGAGGGCCTCATCCGCTGGTCCACACCGCTCATGATCCGAGGGCCCGAGGGCGACACCTTCCGCGCTGACGGGCTCCTAGTCGCGCTGCCCGCCCTGCTCAAGGGCAGGGTGTCCGCGAATCATTCGTGGACGGTGGGTATCACCGTGAACGGCGATACGGACAGTCGACGTGTCCAAGTGCGCGTGACACGCTCAGGCGTCGAAGTGCGCCCGCACGACGGCCGAAAGCTCGATGCCGTTGTAAGCGGTGATGCCCCAATAATTCTCGGGTTGGCAGCAGGCGCGCTCGCACTCGACGACGTCCTCGGGCTTGTCGACATCCAAGGCGATGAAGCTGCTGTGCGAGCAGTTTTCGGCGCACCCGCCAACGCATCCCCGTGA
- a CDS encoding TetR family transcriptional regulator, with translation MLVRREAILDAAWAVASAQGFDGVQMRAVAAQAGIAASSLYRHFRSKSHLLVTVLAREFERLDTEFDCTTGELAPQARLGRLTTHLHMAWQANPHLTEAMVRAFVVADSEAAGAIEHAVAVIEDMLARALGGPTPSAHDRDVASLIADVWLANLIAVIGGRIDADLARERIDRTTRQLVHGTDTTT, from the coding sequence GTGTTGGTGCGTCGCGAGGCGATCCTGGATGCCGCGTGGGCGGTAGCCTCAGCACAAGGTTTTGACGGTGTGCAGATGCGTGCGGTGGCCGCGCAGGCCGGCATTGCCGCCAGCTCCCTGTATCGGCATTTCCGATCCAAAAGCCATCTGCTGGTGACGGTGCTGGCCCGCGAATTCGAACGTCTCGACACCGAATTCGATTGCACTACCGGTGAACTGGCGCCGCAGGCCCGGCTGGGGCGGTTGACCACCCACCTGCACATGGCCTGGCAGGCCAACCCGCACCTGACCGAGGCGATGGTGCGTGCGTTCGTCGTGGCCGACTCCGAGGCCGCCGGCGCGATCGAGCACGCTGTCGCGGTGATCGAGGACATGCTGGCCCGCGCCCTGGGCGGGCCCACACCCAGCGCGCATGACCGTGACGTGGCCAGCCTGATCGCCGACGTGTGGCTGGCCAACCTGATCGCCGTCATCGGCGGCCGGATCGATGCGGACCTGGCCCGCGAGCGCATCGACCGCACAACCCGACAGCTGGTGCACGGCACCGACACCACCACTTAG
- a CDS encoding LLM class flavin-dependent oxidoreductase, with the protein MAEQRQLHLAGFFSAGNVTHAHGAWRHVGATNGFLTGEFYKQIARTLERGKFDLLFLPDGLAIEDSYGENLETGVGLGGQGAVALEPTSVIATMAAVTERLGLGATVSTTYYPPYHVARVFATLDNLSDGRISWNVVTSLNDSEARNFGVDEHLEHDIRYDRADEFLEAVKKLWSSWSEDALLLDKIGGRFADPKKVQYVNHRGHWLSVRGPLQVPRSRQGEPVILQAGLSPRGRRFAGRWAEAVFSVSPNLDIMRAVYQDIKAHVAAAGRDPEQTKVFTAVMPVLGETEQVARERLEYLNSLVHPEVGLSTLSSHSGLDLSKYPLDTKFSDIVADLGDRHVPTMLQMFSAVAGGGADLTLAELGRRYGTNVGFVPQWAGTAEQIADQLVSHFEAGAADGFIISAAYLPGIYEEFVDQVVPLLQQRGVFRTEYEGATLREHLGLARPEVGSI; encoded by the coding sequence ATGGCTGAACAACGCCAACTACATTTGGCCGGGTTTTTCTCGGCCGGCAACGTCACTCACGCGCATGGCGCGTGGCGCCATGTTGGTGCCACGAACGGATTTCTGACTGGCGAGTTCTACAAGCAGATTGCACGGACCCTGGAGCGGGGAAAGTTTGACCTGTTATTTCTTCCCGATGGCCTGGCCATCGAAGACAGCTATGGTGAGAACTTGGAGACCGGGGTCGGCCTGGGTGGCCAGGGCGCGGTGGCGCTGGAGCCGACCAGCGTGATAGCGACTATGGCTGCGGTGACGGAACGTTTGGGTCTGGGCGCTACGGTTTCCACAACGTACTACCCGCCGTATCACGTGGCTCGGGTGTTTGCCACGCTCGACAACCTGTCTGATGGCCGGATCTCGTGGAATGTGGTCACGTCGCTCAACGACTCGGAAGCACGCAACTTCGGCGTGGACGAGCACCTTGAGCACGACATCCGATATGACCGCGCTGACGAATTCTTGGAGGCAGTCAAGAAGCTATGGAGTTCTTGGTCCGAGGATGCCTTGTTGTTGGACAAGATTGGCGGTCGGTTCGCCGACCCCAAGAAGGTTCAATACGTCAATCATCGTGGCCACTGGTTGTCCGTCCGTGGCCCCTTGCAGGTTCCACGGTCACGCCAGGGCGAACCGGTGATCCTGCAGGCCGGCTTGTCACCGCGCGGGCGTCGCTTCGCGGGGCGCTGGGCCGAAGCAGTATTCAGCGTCTCGCCCAACCTCGACATCATGCGCGCGGTCTATCAGGACATCAAAGCTCACGTTGCGGCCGCGGGACGTGACCCGGAGCAAACAAAGGTGTTCACCGCGGTAATGCCAGTACTCGGTGAGACTGAGCAGGTGGCCCGTGAGCGTCTGGAATATCTCAATTCTCTGGTCCATCCCGAGGTGGGTTTGTCGACGTTGTCGAGCCATAGCGGTTTGGATCTCTCCAAGTATCCGCTGGATACGAAGTTTTCCGACATCGTCGCCGATCTCGGTGATCGTCACGTGCCGACCATGTTGCAGATGTTTTCTGCGGTGGCCGGTGGCGGTGCGGACCTGACGTTGGCCGAGCTGGGTCGACGATACGGCACCAACGTCGGGTTTGTACCGCAGTGGGCCGGAACTGCCGAACAGATCGCTGATCAATTGGTTAGTCACTTTGAGGCCGGGGCCGCTGACGGATTCATCATTTCGGCGGCGTATCTGCCTGGGATTTACGAGGAATTCGTCGACCAGGTGGTGCCGCTGCTGCAGCAACGTGGTGTGTTCCGTACTGAGTACGAAGGGGCAACGCTGCGTGAGCACCTTGGGTTGGCTCGGCCTGAAGTTGGGAGCATCTGA
- the dszC gene encoding dibenzothiophene monooxygenase encodes MTLTDDTTTAQNSRHGDPIEVARELTRKWQTTVVERDKAGGSATEEREDLRASGLLSVTVPRHLGGWGADWPTALEVVREIAKVDGSLGHLFGYHLSTPAVIDLWGSPEQKERLLRQLAENNWWTGNASSENNSHILDWKVTATPADDGGYFFNGIKHFSSGAKGSDLLLVFGVIPEGFPQQGAIVAAAIPTTREGVQPNDDWQALGMRRTDSGTTEFHNVAVRPDEVLGKPNAILEAFLASGRGSLFGPIVQLVFSSVYLGIARGALETAREYTRTQARPWTPAGVTQAVEDPYTIRSYGEFGIQLQAADAAAREAAQLLQAAWDKGDALTSQERGELMVQISGVKAIATQAALDVTSRIFEVIGARGTHPKYGFDRFWRNIRTHTLHDPVSYKIAEVGNYVLNQRYPIPGFTS; translated from the coding sequence ATGACGTTGACCGATGACACCACCACGGCACAGAACAGTAGGCATGGCGACCCAATCGAGGTCGCGCGCGAGCTGACGCGAAAGTGGCAAACTACCGTCGTCGAGCGCGACAAGGCAGGTGGTTCGGCAACAGAAGAGCGTGAGGATCTACGCGCCAGTGGGCTGCTCTCGGTGACCGTTCCCCGGCACCTGGGCGGTTGGGGAGCCGACTGGCCTACCGCCCTGGAAGTGGTGCGCGAGATCGCCAAGGTCGACGGATCCCTTGGGCACTTGTTCGGATACCACCTCAGCACCCCAGCCGTTATCGATCTGTGGGGTTCACCCGAGCAAAAGGAACGCCTGCTTCGTCAACTGGCCGAAAACAATTGGTGGACCGGAAACGCCTCCAGCGAGAACAACAGCCACATCCTGGATTGGAAGGTGACGGCCACCCCGGCCGATGACGGCGGGTACTTTTTCAACGGCATTAAGCACTTCAGCAGTGGCGCCAAGGGCTCAGATCTGCTCTTGGTGTTCGGTGTGATACCGGAGGGTTTCCCACAGCAAGGTGCCATCGTAGCGGCGGCCATTCCCACCACCAGAGAAGGCGTTCAGCCAAACGATGACTGGCAGGCGCTGGGGATGCGGCGCACCGACAGCGGCACCACCGAATTCCACAATGTTGCGGTCCGTCCCGACGAGGTGCTCGGCAAACCCAATGCCATCCTCGAGGCGTTCCTGGCGTCCGGGCGCGGAAGCCTGTTCGGCCCGATCGTGCAGTTGGTGTTCTCCTCGGTTTACCTAGGGATCGCGCGCGGAGCGCTCGAGACAGCCCGCGAGTACACCCGAACGCAGGCACGTCCTTGGACGCCGGCCGGGGTCACTCAAGCCGTCGAAGATCCGTACACCATTCGCAGCTACGGCGAATTCGGCATCCAACTACAAGCCGCCGATGCTGCAGCCCGCGAGGCCGCACAACTCCTACAGGCCGCGTGGGACAAAGGTGACGCATTAACTTCGCAGGAACGCGGCGAACTCATGGTGCAGATTTCTGGAGTCAAAGCCATAGCCACCCAAGCGGCCCTGGACGTGACCAGCCGTATTTTCGAGGTCATCGGTGCCCGCGGCACCCACCCCAAATACGGATTCGACCGGTTCTGGCGCAACATCCGCACCCACACGCTGCACGATCCTGTCTCCTACAAAATCGCTGAAGTCGGAAACTACGTCCTCAACCAACGCTATCCGATACCCGGCTTCACTTCCTGA
- a CDS encoding TetR/AcrR family transcriptional regulator — MGTQPAETPDDEDDVDPRRTRSRTRLLDAAANLLKTGGIEAVTIDAVTKASKVARTTLYRHFNSSSQLLAATFERLLPQVIPPAPTSGTLRERLIELLSRQADLFAEAPVQVTTLAWAALGPAETHEPNTVQHAGAGTLRMRVIEQYRRPFDEILYSPESVDQLGELDIELALCQLVGPLVFARMTGLRVITHQDCTRIVEGFIAAQTGDQPAWVEASSPNQ, encoded by the coding sequence GTGGGGACGCAGCCCGCGGAGACACCCGACGACGAGGACGACGTCGACCCGCGCCGCACCCGATCACGCACCCGACTGCTCGACGCCGCGGCCAACCTGCTCAAAACCGGTGGGATCGAAGCCGTCACCATCGACGCGGTCACCAAAGCCTCCAAGGTCGCCCGCACCACCCTCTACCGCCATTTCAACAGTTCCTCGCAACTGCTCGCGGCCACCTTCGAACGCCTTCTGCCCCAAGTCATCCCGCCCGCCCCGACCAGCGGCACCCTCCGTGAGCGGCTCATCGAACTGCTCTCCCGCCAAGCCGACCTGTTCGCCGAAGCGCCCGTACAAGTCACCACCCTGGCCTGGGCCGCGTTGGGCCCCGCCGAGACTCACGAACCAAACACTGTGCAACACGCCGGTGCCGGCACTCTGCGGATGCGTGTGATCGAACAATACCGACGGCCGTTCGACGAAATCCTGTACAGCCCCGAAAGCGTCGATCAACTCGGCGAACTCGACATTGAACTCGCACTCTGTCAACTTGTTGGCCCTCTGGTCTTTGCCCGAATGACCGGTCTACGCGTCATCACCCACCAAGATTGCACCCGCATCGTCGAAGGCTTCATTGCCGCGCAAACCGGCGATCAACCGGCTTGGGTCGAGGCGTCGAGTCCGAACCAATAG
- a CDS encoding ABC transporter substrate-binding protein — MTTTGIDRDILAYSNCPVPNALLTALESNLLAGNGISLNVLSGAQAGLHFTYDHPAYTRFGGEIPPLISEGLRAPGRTRLLGITPLAGRQGIYVRADSPVTSPEQLRGRRVGVSGAAIRILTGELGDYRQLDPWRQTLIALGTWEARGLLQTLHIGGIGISDVELVRIESPGVDVPEERLEAAASVKGADLFPDVAAHQSDILSSGNVDALFTWLPWAAELEDLSGARVLADLGDDKRNRYASVWTVSAQLVDERPDLVQRLVDAAVQAGRWAQAHPEDTVGIHAANLGVAPSAIGRGFGADFAQHLIPTLDDSALAVVDQTQQFLIDHNLLDRPVDLTQWAAPQFLTQSATGEQQ, encoded by the coding sequence ATGACCACCACGGGCATAGATCGAGATATTCTTGCCTACAGCAATTGCCCGGTTCCTAACGCGTTGCTGACAGCGCTGGAGTCAAACCTGTTGGCTGGCAACGGTATTTCGCTGAATGTGCTGAGCGGCGCGCAAGCTGGGTTGCATTTCACCTACGATCATCCCGCCTACACCCGTTTTGGTGGCGAAATTCCACCTCTTATCAGTGAGGGCCTGCGAGCACCAGGACGCACCCGTCTGCTGGGCATCACACCTCTGGCCGGTCGGCAAGGGATCTATGTCCGTGCTGACAGCCCGGTGACATCACCCGAGCAGCTGCGGGGTCGGCGGGTGGGTGTGTCCGGCGCAGCGATCCGCATTCTCACCGGCGAGTTGGGTGACTACCGGCAATTGGATCCGTGGCGGCAAACACTGATCGCGCTGGGCACCTGGGAGGCGCGGGGACTTTTGCAGACCCTGCATATCGGAGGCATCGGGATCAGTGACGTCGAATTGGTGCGTATCGAAAGCCCTGGCGTCGACGTGCCCGAAGAGCGGCTGGAAGCAGCGGCCAGTGTCAAAGGCGCTGACCTGTTTCCCGACGTGGCCGCCCACCAGAGCGACATCCTGAGTAGTGGCAACGTTGATGCGCTATTCACGTGGTTGCCCTGGGCGGCGGAGCTAGAAGACCTCAGCGGCGCGCGGGTACTCGCCGATCTCGGCGACGACAAACGAAACCGGTATGCCAGTGTTTGGACGGTCAGCGCCCAGTTGGTTGACGAGCGACCCGACCTGGTGCAACGACTCGTCGATGCGGCTGTCCAAGCCGGCCGTTGGGCACAGGCCCACCCCGAGGACACCGTTGGCATCCATGCCGCCAACCTCGGGGTAGCACCTTCGGCGATCGGACGCGGTTTCGGCGCTGATTTCGCCCAACATCTGATCCCAACGCTTGACGACTCGGCGCTGGCCGTTGTCGACCAAACTCAACAGTTCCTCATCGACCACAATCTGCTCGACCGTCCGGTGGACCTCACACAGTGGGCAGCACCGCAATTCCTCACCCAATCCGCGACTGGAGAACAGCAATGA
- a CDS encoding alpha/beta fold hydrolase translates to MTIAQRPAWVDDELFPFESRFLDIDGHTVHYVDEGSGPTLLLLHGNPTWSFFWRDVISALRDDFRCVAVDYPGFGLSTAKPGYRYLPEEHADVVTRFVDALGLVGVTLVGQDWGGLIGLAVVQRRPSVFDRLVLANTWAWPVNGDFHFEWYSRIVGGPAGRFLTRRLNFLVNALIPVGHRRRKPTAAEMTHYRRALDTPGRRQASAVLPGQITACRAFFAEVEVGLADLAHLPTLIVWGDAQIGFRPQERERLEAAFPEHKTVIVEGAGDFVVTDALEEFVAAISDWHTRAPAGEARRSGKRTEA, encoded by the coding sequence ATGACTATCGCTCAGCGCCCCGCCTGGGTCGACGACGAGTTGTTCCCTTTCGAGAGCCGCTTCCTCGACATCGACGGGCACACGGTCCACTACGTGGACGAGGGGTCGGGTCCCACACTGCTGCTCCTGCACGGCAACCCGACTTGGTCGTTCTTCTGGCGTGATGTGATCAGCGCGCTACGCGATGACTTTCGTTGCGTCGCAGTCGATTACCCGGGCTTTGGGCTGTCGACGGCGAAGCCCGGCTATCGCTACCTGCCCGAGGAGCACGCAGACGTGGTCACCCGGTTTGTCGACGCCCTCGGCCTCGTCGGGGTCACTCTGGTCGGGCAGGACTGGGGCGGACTGATCGGCCTGGCGGTCGTGCAGCGTCGGCCGAGCGTCTTCGATCGGCTGGTGCTCGCCAACACCTGGGCCTGGCCAGTCAACGGCGACTTCCACTTCGAGTGGTACTCCCGAATCGTTGGCGGACCCGCGGGCCGTTTCCTGACTCGGCGGCTCAATTTCCTTGTCAATGCGCTCATCCCCGTGGGCCACCGAAGGCGCAAGCCGACCGCAGCCGAGATGACCCACTACCGCCGGGCGCTAGACACACCCGGGCGCCGCCAGGCCTCCGCCGTACTGCCCGGCCAAATCACCGCCTGCCGGGCCTTCTTCGCCGAGGTCGAGGTCGGCCTTGCCGACCTCGCCCACCTGCCGACACTGATCGTGTGGGGCGACGCCCAAATCGGCTTCCGTCCCCAGGAGCGCGAACGTCTGGAAGCGGCCTTTCCCGAACATAAAACCGTGATCGTCGAAGGCGCTGGCGATTTCGTGGTGACCGACGCACTCGAGGAGTTCGTCGCCGCAATCAGCGACTGGCACACGCGGGCACCTGCTGGCGAAGCGCGGCGCAGCGGCAAACGAACGGAGGCATAG